In Methyloterricola oryzae, a single genomic region encodes these proteins:
- a CDS encoding HupE/UreJ family protein: protein MKALGKLVLAGIVWALSAWPTVSAHPLDPALLEIRESASGQLDVLWRLPAAQSSDSPLQPVLPDQCKADSDPLTSRSGTQISARWRASCSAQALVGSSVGVEGLRESQTDALLRIHLADGRLIQQVLKGDEPRFRIPERTTSLDVFRDYLGLGFEHILSGPDHLLFVLGLVLLIAEWSRLLWTITAFTAGHSVTLSLAVLGLVRVPPQPVEALIAFTIVAVAVELTRIRPDAQTWMQRFPWVMAFSFGLLHGFGFAGALAQVGLPEHEIPMALCAFNLGIEAGQILWVAAIVAARLSVNSLTLRLPQASRLASAYFIGSLGAYWLLQRTASLL from the coding sequence ATGAAGGCGCTGGGGAAGCTTGTCCTGGCAGGGATTGTGTGGGCTCTGTCCGCATGGCCGACAGTTTCCGCACACCCGCTCGATCCCGCGCTGCTGGAAATCCGGGAATCGGCATCGGGACAACTGGACGTGTTGTGGCGGCTGCCGGCGGCACAAAGCAGCGATTCGCCATTGCAGCCGGTGCTGCCGGACCAGTGCAAGGCGGATTCGGACCCGCTAACAAGCCGGTCCGGCACGCAGATAAGCGCCCGCTGGCGTGCGTCCTGCTCCGCGCAGGCGCTCGTAGGCAGTTCGGTTGGGGTCGAGGGTCTGCGCGAGAGCCAGACCGACGCGCTGCTTCGCATCCACCTGGCGGATGGGCGGCTGATTCAGCAGGTTTTGAAAGGGGATGAGCCCAGGTTCCGGATTCCGGAGCGAACGACAAGCCTGGATGTGTTCCGCGATTACCTGGGCCTGGGATTCGAACATATCCTGAGTGGCCCGGACCACCTGCTCTTCGTCCTGGGCCTGGTCTTGCTCATAGCCGAATGGAGCCGCTTGCTGTGGACGATCACGGCTTTCACGGCAGGGCACAGCGTGACATTGTCGCTGGCAGTGCTTGGATTGGTGAGGGTACCGCCGCAACCGGTGGAAGCGCTGATTGCATTCACCATCGTCGCGGTTGCCGTAGAACTGACCCGGATCAGGCCGGATGCACAGACCTGGATGCAGCGGTTTCCCTGGGTCATGGCGTTCAGCTTCGGGCTGCTGCACGGCTTCGGTTTTGCCGGCGCGCTCGCCCAAGTAGGGCTTCCCGAACACGAGATACCGATGGCGCTATGCGCTTTCAACCTGGGTATCGAAGCCGGCCAAATCCTCTGGGTCGCGGCGATAGTCGCGGCTCGGCTCTCCGTGAATTCATTGACCTTGCGGCTGCCGCAAGCCTCAAGGCTGGCTTCAGCCTACTTCATTGGCTCACTGGGCGCTTACTGGCTGCTGCAACGCACGGCGTCGCTGCTTTAG
- a CDS encoding peptidyl-prolyl cis-trans isomerase has product MIPPWLRHPLLHFLLIGAALLAIRSLWTFPAQEPAAPVREPVAVTASRMAAMQADFSRRWGRPPSAQELSALISQSVDEEILYREAKLLALDYGDPSVRRRLIEKMRLVGQRPASKPDELEREARQLGLDDDAVIRRLLIEKMRIVLAQAPGTPPISEAELQQYLDRHRERFELPEELSFHHVFLSENQRGTRMRQDAKALRNRIAKLLPAAASGLSDPFLLGLNLRAWSKSRLIARFGKPFAEQVFTLPPQQWSQAIESPYGLHLVWVEARTAPRLPALASVRPQVIEGVRQERAESQLAKGMERLRGLYEIHVDGVTALSKPATLAASP; this is encoded by the coding sequence ATGATCCCCCCCTGGCTGCGCCACCCGCTGCTGCACTTCCTGCTGATCGGAGCGGCTCTTCTCGCCATCCGATCACTGTGGACGTTTCCCGCGCAGGAGCCGGCTGCGCCGGTGCGCGAACCCGTCGCGGTCACGGCATCGCGGATGGCCGCCATGCAGGCTGATTTCTCGCGCCGCTGGGGGAGGCCGCCCAGTGCCCAGGAACTCTCGGCCTTGATTTCCCAGAGCGTGGACGAGGAGATTCTCTACCGGGAAGCAAAATTGCTCGCCCTGGACTACGGCGATCCCAGCGTGCGACGCCGGCTCATCGAGAAGATGCGCCTGGTGGGCCAACGTCCTGCCAGCAAGCCGGACGAACTGGAGCGGGAAGCGCGGCAGTTGGGGCTCGATGACGATGCCGTGATTCGCCGGCTTCTAATCGAAAAAATGCGCATTGTTCTGGCCCAGGCCCCTGGGACGCCGCCTATCTCGGAAGCGGAACTGCAACAGTATCTGGACCGGCACCGCGAGCGCTTCGAACTGCCGGAGGAACTCAGCTTCCATCACGTGTTTCTCAGCGAGAATCAACGCGGAACCCGGATGCGACAGGATGCGAAAGCGCTGCGCAATCGTATCGCGAAACTTTTGCCCGCGGCGGCCAGCGGGTTGTCGGATCCCTTCCTGCTCGGTTTGAATCTGCGCGCCTGGTCCAAAAGCCGCCTCATAGCCCGCTTCGGCAAGCCCTTTGCCGAACAGGTGTTCACGTTGCCGCCGCAGCAGTGGTCGCAAGCCATCGAATCGCCCTATGGACTGCACCTGGTCTGGGTGGAAGCGCGCACGGCGCCGCGCTTGCCAGCACTGGCGTCGGTCCGGCCGCAAGTGATCGAGGGCGTGCGCCAGGAGCGGGCAGAGTCGCAACTCGCCAAAGGCATGGAGCGCTTGCGAGGGTTGTACGAGATTCACGTCGACGGTGTTACAGCGCTTTCCAAGCCAGCCACACTGGCGGCGAGCCCTTGA
- a CDS encoding recombinase family protein, translating to MLIGYMRVSKSDGSQVFDLQRDALQVAGVEPAHVYQDQASGRRDDRPGLTAALKALRADDTLVVWKLDRLGRDLRHLVNIVHDLEARCVGLKVLTGHGAAIDTTTAAGKLVFGIFAALAEFERELISERTRAGLASARARGRKGGAPFKMTAAKLKLAMAAMGQPETQVGKLCQELGITRQTLYRHVSPKGKLRQYGMKLLSGG from the coding sequence ATGCTGATTGGCTACATGCGTGTCTCGAAGTCCGATGGCTCCCAGGTGTTCGACTTGCAGCGTGATGCCTTGCAGGTGGCCGGTGTCGAACCGGCACATGTCTATCAAGATCAGGCCTCGGGTCGTCGTGACGACCGCCCCGGTTTGACGGCGGCGCTAAAAGCGCTTCGTGCAGACGATACGCTGGTGGTCTGGAAACTGGACCGGCTCGGCCGTGACCTGCGGCACCTGGTCAACATCGTGCATGACCTGGAAGCCCGATGCGTCGGACTCAAGGTATTGACTGGTCATGGTGCGGCGATCGATACCACAACGGCCGCAGGTAAACTGGTGTTCGGCATTTTTGCTGCCCTCGCTGAATTCGAGCGTGAATTGATTTCGGAGCGGACGCGCGCGGGTCTGGCCTCCGCCCGTGCACGGGGTCGCAAAGGGGGCGCGCCCTTCAAGATGACCGCAGCCAAGCTGAAATTGGCCATGGCCGCGATGGGGCAACCGGAAACGCAAGTCGGGAAGCTATGTCAGGAATTGGGGATTACCCGGCAGACCCTATACCGGCATGTATCACCCAAAGGAAAACTGAGGCAGTACGGAATGAAACTCCTATCTGGCGGATAG
- a CDS encoding DUF3604 domain-containing protein, producing MGTSIVKAYFLGALVLAQLLIGMVLAADGTPFVRTEEREPCANYSATKQPFFGETHLHTAYSFDAVAIDTRNTPEQAYTYAKGGRVGLPPWADTRTQVDVPSGQVSLVTEHPYCMPGEHCQFMATRTIQFPEGRALDFAAITDHSEQFGEANICTFEATQSCASDSDCDAVNGQICFIPAGDTSGLCKPKGYDDAICLTARDELSRLRQGAAPGIIAGFENVAENPSRPSVLCGSDGSQCTQQAKLVWDKIQAQANSAYDRSSACSFTSLIAYEYTAMAGNGRCADADALPCWDQRQDNQVPDQPDSNTPSKDCPSGAACIMNFTGNSGADNLHRNVIFRNDQVIDQPISNVESPLGCGSGGECDLKPHLPVASPVRMLQALQAACKENPAKPNCDVLTIPHNPNMSRGSMFIPPDDTPDGLLEAALRQAYEPLVELTQIKGQSECRYNAKTGMAWTNPPDELCSFENEGWARLGGSAEGYLTDDLQTTETIPPRSYVRNTLENGIAYAAKNGINPFQLGFVGALDNHNGTPGQSDAGQYAKSGAHGIQSFATSSEALNERFFLGIETNAGGLTVAWAEENSRDAIFTALKNRETYATSGTRPIVRVFGGFGLPKNLCKSSDFAESGYANGVPMGGTLTGPGNGQPPRFAISALMDPGWPGHPGTPLERAQIIKGWVDGSGQTHEQVFDVAGKASSKAPENQVNLRTCKPIVKGNQELCTVWTDPSFDPQQHAFYYARVLETSSCRWTQQYCNARGVNCNKPMGTCRSEKRKFNGRGCNSNDQCGGGVCTLPPSYEEYEYTQCCSGVVPKTVQQRAWTSPIWYRPASASLSGPVAPTAPSLAGR from the coding sequence ATGGGAACATCAATCGTAAAGGCCTACTTCCTTGGAGCGCTGGTTCTGGCGCAACTGCTTATCGGGATGGTGCTGGCGGCCGATGGCACCCCGTTCGTTAGGACGGAAGAGCGCGAACCCTGCGCCAATTATTCCGCCACCAAGCAGCCCTTCTTCGGCGAAACTCATCTGCACACCGCATATTCCTTTGATGCGGTAGCCATAGACACCCGCAACACCCCTGAGCAGGCCTATACCTATGCAAAGGGCGGCCGCGTCGGCCTACCGCCGTGGGCCGACACACGCACCCAGGTGGATGTCCCGTCTGGTCAAGTGTCGCTGGTCACCGAGCATCCTTACTGCATGCCAGGGGAGCATTGCCAGTTCATGGCGACGCGCACCATCCAGTTCCCGGAAGGGCGCGCGCTGGACTTTGCCGCGATCACCGATCATTCGGAACAGTTCGGCGAGGCCAATATCTGCACGTTCGAAGCCACCCAGTCGTGTGCCAGCGATAGCGATTGTGACGCTGTAAACGGACAGATTTGCTTCATCCCTGCAGGGGACACGAGTGGGTTGTGCAAGCCCAAAGGATATGATGACGCGATCTGTCTTACAGCCCGCGACGAACTCTCGCGTTTAAGGCAGGGCGCGGCGCCCGGCATCATTGCAGGCTTCGAAAACGTCGCCGAGAATCCTAGTCGCCCCAGTGTCTTATGCGGTTCCGACGGTTCCCAGTGCACCCAGCAGGCGAAGCTCGTATGGGACAAGATCCAGGCACAGGCCAATAGCGCCTACGACCGAAGTTCCGCCTGCAGTTTCACTTCGCTGATTGCCTACGAATACACCGCCATGGCCGGCAACGGGCGCTGCGCGGATGCCGACGCGCTGCCTTGTTGGGATCAACGTCAGGACAATCAAGTGCCGGACCAGCCCGACAGCAACACGCCTTCGAAGGATTGTCCTAGCGGCGCTGCCTGCATCATGAATTTCACCGGTAATTCGGGCGCCGACAATCTGCACCGTAACGTGATTTTTCGTAATGATCAGGTCATAGACCAGCCCATCAGTAATGTCGAAAGTCCGTTAGGCTGCGGTTCGGGTGGGGAATGCGATTTGAAACCGCATTTGCCTGTAGCATCGCCCGTGCGGATGCTCCAGGCGCTGCAGGCAGCATGCAAGGAGAACCCGGCCAAGCCCAATTGCGATGTGCTGACCATCCCCCACAACCCGAACATGAGCCGCGGCAGTATGTTCATCCCGCCCGACGACACTCCGGACGGACTCCTGGAAGCAGCACTGCGCCAGGCCTACGAGCCGCTGGTGGAACTGACCCAGATCAAGGGTCAATCGGAGTGCCGCTACAACGCCAAGACGGGCATGGCATGGACCAATCCGCCCGATGAACTGTGCAGCTTCGAAAATGAAGGCTGGGCCCGGCTTGGCGGGTCCGCGGAGGGCTACCTGACCGACGATCTGCAAACCACGGAAACCATCCCGCCGCGCAGCTACGTGCGCAACACGCTCGAAAATGGCATCGCCTACGCGGCTAAGAATGGCATCAATCCCTTCCAACTCGGTTTTGTCGGGGCCCTGGACAACCACAATGGCACGCCGGGGCAGTCCGATGCCGGGCAGTATGCGAAGAGCGGCGCCCACGGCATCCAGAGTTTTGCCACCTCCTCGGAAGCGCTGAACGAGCGGTTCTTTCTCGGCATCGAGACCAATGCCGGCGGCCTGACGGTGGCCTGGGCGGAGGAGAACTCCCGCGATGCGATCTTCACCGCGCTGAAGAACCGGGAGACCTACGCCACCAGCGGCACGCGACCGATCGTGCGTGTGTTCGGCGGATTCGGGCTGCCCAAGAACCTGTGCAAGTCCAGCGATTTTGCCGAGAGCGGTTATGCCAATGGCGTGCCCATGGGGGGGACTTTGACCGGACCGGGCAATGGCCAGCCGCCGCGTTTCGCCATCAGCGCCCTGATGGACCCCGGCTGGCCGGGGCATCCCGGCACGCCGTTGGAGCGGGCGCAGATCATCAAAGGCTGGGTGGATGGAAGCGGGCAGACCCACGAGCAGGTGTTCGATGTGGCCGGCAAAGCCAGCAGCAAGGCTCCGGAAAATCAGGTCAACCTGCGAACCTGCAAGCCCATCGTGAAAGGCAACCAGGAACTCTGCACGGTCTGGACCGATCCGTCGTTCGACCCGCAGCAGCATGCCTTTTACTACGCGCGCGTGCTGGAGACGTCCAGTTGCCGGTGGACTCAGCAATACTGCAATGCGCGAGGCGTCAATTGCAACAAGCCGATGGGCACCTGCCGCAGCGAGAAGCGCAAGTTCAACGGCCGTGGCTGCAACAGCAACGATCAGTGCGGGGGCGGTGTCTGCACGCTTCCTCCCAGCTACGAGGAATACGAATACACCCAGTGCTGCAGTGGCGTCGTGCCCAAGACCGTGCAACAGCGGGCTTGGACTTCGCCCATCTGGTACCGGCCCGCCTCAGCCTCACTTTCCGGGCCGGTGGCGCCCACTGCTCCATCACTGGCGGGCCGCTGA